One genomic region from Candidatus Hydrogenedentota bacterium encodes:
- a CDS encoding B12-binding domain-containing radical SAM protein has product MKRLRIFLAIVGFRRPLYPLVTPPMGIMYLAAYLREHFACDIRLVNQKLHNTPNDDLADEIADFNPDVVGLGAITPTSEGLNYITHRVRAKLPQALIVLGGSHVSSYREQSLEGSAADCAVAGEGELVFAEILRAHFEGGGLHEVPGIYRRTETGEIVKNPGCMPLIPSKDLDSLPFPAYDLIDLPAYWRRQSIAPIPRRKYVSLFSSRGCPYRCNFCHDVFGKRFRQHTAERVAAETAYYQERYGIDEIEFLDDIFNLNPKRVMDFCDLLHQKNLKVKIAFPTGVRTDIFRPETIDALVDAGMYYSGYSLESGSPRIQQVMGKGLDIDRYVENVAYAVSKGVFANGYAMLGFPTETRADMQMTINVAADSRLHTMSFFTVTPFPGSDLYEIAAQTRPELVKHIRYDGMDFSSMPVNLSDEPDEVLFACQREANRRFFLKPKRIYRILRDYPKPHLLPMYLPTFVQRLTKGLFKTYPRKYGNKVKVSHLPRRHEDAA; this is encoded by the coding sequence ATGAAGCGGTTGCGCATTTTTCTGGCGATAGTGGGGTTCCGGCGTCCGCTGTACCCGCTCGTAACGCCGCCCATGGGGATCATGTATCTGGCGGCGTACCTGCGCGAGCATTTCGCGTGCGACATCAGGCTGGTCAACCAGAAGCTGCACAACACGCCGAACGACGACTTGGCGGACGAAATCGCGGATTTCAACCCGGATGTCGTCGGTCTGGGTGCGATTACCCCCACGTCGGAAGGCCTGAACTACATCACGCACCGTGTGCGCGCGAAATTGCCGCAGGCGCTGATCGTGCTTGGGGGCAGCCACGTCAGCTCGTACCGGGAACAGTCGCTGGAAGGCTCCGCGGCGGATTGCGCGGTGGCGGGCGAGGGCGAATTGGTCTTCGCGGAGATTCTGCGCGCGCACTTCGAGGGCGGCGGCCTGCACGAGGTGCCCGGCATCTACCGGCGCACGGAGACGGGCGAAATCGTCAAGAATCCCGGGTGCATGCCGCTGATCCCGAGCAAGGACCTGGATTCGCTGCCCTTTCCCGCATACGACCTGATTGACTTGCCGGCGTACTGGCGGCGGCAGTCGATCGCGCCGATCCCGCGACGGAAATACGTGTCGCTGTTCAGCAGCCGGGGCTGTCCTTACCGCTGCAACTTCTGCCACGATGTTTTCGGCAAGCGGTTCCGCCAGCATACGGCGGAGCGGGTCGCCGCGGAGACCGCGTATTACCAGGAACGCTACGGCATCGACGAGATCGAGTTCCTCGACGACATATTCAACCTGAACCCGAAGCGCGTAATGGACTTCTGCGACCTGCTGCATCAGAAGAACCTCAAGGTCAAGATCGCGTTCCCGACCGGTGTGCGCACGGATATCTTCCGGCCGGAGACCATCGACGCGCTGGTGGACGCGGGCATGTACTATTCAGGCTATTCGCTCGAATCGGGATCACCGCGCATCCAGCAGGTAATGGGCAAGGGGCTCGACATTGACCGCTACGTCGAGAACGTGGCGTACGCGGTCTCCAAAGGCGTGTTCGCGAACGGTTACGCGATGCTCGGGTTCCCCACGGAGACGCGCGCGGACATGCAGATGACCATCAACGTGGCCGCGGATTCGCGGCTGCACACGATGTCCTTCTTCACGGTTACGCCGTTCCCCGGCAGCGACCTTTATGAAATCGCGGCACAGACGCGGCCCGAACTGGTCAAGCACATCCGCTACGACGGCATGGATTTCAGCAGCATGCCCGTCAATCTGTCCGACGAGCCGGACGAGGTGCTCTTCGCATGCCAGCGCGAGGCAAACCGGCGCTTTTTCCTTAAGCCGAAACGCATCTACCGCATCCTGCGCGATTATCCGAAGCCCCACCTGCTGCCGATGTACCTGCCCACGTTCGTGCAACGGCTCACCAAGGGACTGTTCAAGACCTATCCGAGAAAGTATGGCAACAAAGTAAAAGTCTCGCACCTGCCACGGCGACATGAGGACGCTGCGTAG
- a CDS encoding PD40 domain-containing protein, producing MRNMLSAMARAVLTGCFLFSGCATADIPLPVSPELLADPVLTAYPIVFVTRKQYRPDHHNTETMFQKGEINEASFEGGGALKVLEIASGRVTTLLEAPDGIIRDPDVSFDGQRILFSMRRNREDDYHIYEINADGTDLRQLTRAAGVTDIDPLYLPDGRIAFSSTRQPKYCMCNRHIMANLFRMDGDGANIHQIGKSTLFEGHGALLPDGRILYYRWEYVDRNFGDAQGLWTVHPDGTGHAVYWGNNTNSPGAVFDARPIPGADQTLCIFGSCHDRPWGALAIIDRRLGLDGRAPVARTWPESAIDLVGIGDFDTYKQVTPRYEDAYPLTDSLFLCAREAGDGELMGIFAVHRDGRETLVHVEPPGCYDPIPLAPRTPPTLIPDRRDFASPTGAFYVADVYRGTHMAGVGRGAVKYLRVVESPEKRFFVPEQQWGGQGQQNPAMNWHDFNNKRILGTVPVEEDGSAYFDVPAETFVYFQLLDANGMMVQSMRSGTIIQPGETQGCTGCHENRLTAPPPGNASPLALRRAPSTMNGWHGEPRLFSYAAEVQPVFDKHCAACHDFGTDGGERLILAGDKTFVFNASYEELWRRKYISVPGAGPAETQQANSWGSHASKIVQTIRAGHHDVQLSPEEFDRIVTWIDLNAPYYPTYASVYPDNLAGRSPLNREQVRRLGELTGIPFESLAGHTTSRGPLVSFDRPELSPCLAILPGRDSPACQEALRILEAGREQLRQRPREDMPGAVLDGADLAREAKYEFRAAAEKRAREVLRLGSKHYDD from the coding sequence ATGAGAAACATGTTGTCCGCCATGGCCAGAGCCGTCTTGACAGGCTGCTTCCTGTTTTCCGGCTGTGCCACAGCGGATATCCCCCTTCCTGTCTCCCCCGAATTGCTCGCGGACCCGGTGCTCACGGCGTACCCCATCGTCTTCGTAACGCGCAAACAGTACCGTCCCGATCATCACAACACGGAAACGATGTTCCAGAAGGGCGAGATCAACGAAGCGAGTTTCGAGGGCGGTGGCGCGCTCAAGGTGCTAGAAATCGCGTCCGGCCGCGTCACGACGCTGCTCGAAGCGCCCGACGGCATCATCCGCGACCCGGACGTCAGTTTCGACGGGCAGCGCATCCTCTTCTCGATGCGCCGCAACCGCGAGGATGATTACCACATCTACGAAATCAACGCGGACGGCACGGACCTCCGGCAACTCACCAGGGCGGCGGGCGTCACGGACATCGACCCGCTCTACTTGCCGGACGGGCGCATCGCGTTCTCGTCCACGCGCCAGCCGAAGTATTGCATGTGCAACCGGCACATCATGGCGAATCTCTTCCGCATGGACGGCGACGGCGCGAACATCCACCAGATCGGCAAAAGCACGCTCTTCGAGGGACACGGCGCGCTCCTGCCCGACGGGCGCATCCTCTATTACCGCTGGGAGTATGTGGACCGCAATTTCGGCGACGCGCAGGGGCTATGGACCGTACACCCGGACGGCACGGGCCACGCCGTCTACTGGGGCAACAACACGAATTCGCCCGGCGCGGTCTTCGACGCCCGGCCCATCCCCGGAGCGGACCAAACTCTCTGCATCTTCGGTTCCTGCCACGACCGGCCCTGGGGCGCGCTCGCGATCATTGACCGCCGGCTTGGCCTCGACGGCCGCGCGCCGGTCGCGCGCACGTGGCCGGAAAGCGCCATCGATCTCGTCGGCATTGGCGATTTCGACACCTACAAACAGGTCACGCCGCGCTACGAAGACGCCTACCCGCTGACCGATTCGCTGTTTCTCTGCGCGCGCGAGGCGGGCGATGGCGAACTCATGGGCATCTTCGCGGTCCACCGCGATGGTCGTGAGACGCTCGTCCATGTCGAGCCGCCCGGCTGTTACGATCCCATCCCGCTCGCGCCGCGCACGCCGCCGACCCTGATCCCCGACCGCCGCGATTTTGCATCGCCCACCGGCGCTTTCTACGTCGCCGACGTTTATCGCGGTACGCACATGGCGGGTGTCGGGCGCGGCGCGGTCAAGTACCTGCGCGTCGTCGAGTCGCCCGAAAAGCGTTTCTTTGTCCCCGAGCAGCAATGGGGCGGCCAAGGCCAGCAAAACCCTGCCATGAACTGGCACGATTTCAACAACAAACGCATTCTTGGCACGGTCCCCGTCGAGGAGGATGGCTCGGCGTATTTTGACGTTCCCGCCGAGACCTTCGTCTATTTCCAACTGCTCGACGCGAACGGCATGATGGTCCAATCCATGCGCAGCGGCACGATCATCCAGCCCGGCGAAACGCAAGGCTGCACCGGCTGCCACGAGAACCGGCTCACCGCGCCGCCGCCCGGCAACGCATCGCCGTTGGCCCTGCGCCGCGCGCCGTCCACCATGAACGGCTGGCACGGCGAGCCGCGCCTGTTCAGTTACGCCGCCGAGGTGCAACCCGTCTTCGACAAGCATTGCGCCGCGTGCCACGACTTCGGCACGGACGGCGGCGAACGACTCATCCTCGCAGGCGACAAGACCTTCGTCTTCAACGCATCGTACGAGGAACTCTGGCGCCGGAAATACATCAGCGTGCCCGGCGCGGGCCCCGCCGAAACGCAGCAGGCCAACTCTTGGGGCTCCCATGCCAGCAAGATCGTCCAGACCATCCGCGCGGGACACCACGACGTCCAACTCAGCCCCGAAGAGTTCGACCGCATCGTGACCTGGATCGACCTCAACGCGCCCTACTACCCGACTTATGCCAGCGTCTATCCGGACAATCTGGCCGGGCGCTCGCCGCTGAACCGGGAGCAGGTGCGCCGTCTCGGCGAACTGACCGGCATCCCGTTCGAGTCCCTGGCGGGACACACCACCAGCCGCGGCCCCCTCGTCAGCTTCGACCGGCCCGAACTCAGCCCCTGCCTCGCAATCCTACCGGGTCGCGATTCCCCCGCCTGCCAGGAAGCCCTGCGCATCCTTGAGGCCGGGAGAGAGCAATTGCGGCAACGCCCCCGCGAGGATATGCCCGGCGCCGTACTCGATGGCGCCGACCTCGCGCGCGAAGCGAAGTACGAGTTCCGCGCCGCCGCCGAAAAGCGCGCGCGAGAGGTCCTGCGCCTCGGAAGCAAGCACTACGATGATTAG
- a CDS encoding DUF1080 domain-containing protein, whose product MDKRVWAVAMLGLAVCAAGHAPCAAQGVTPPPEALLSQAANGEGFQPLFKDDLSDAQMQRGGWEFANGELASQGRGDIWTKERYGDFVLDLEFKCDPDTNSGVFLRCDSIADWLNTAIEVQILQPNDKYPNDKWHCGAIFDCLAPAKLAVKGPGEWNRLLIIAKGSMIYVQLNGEWVASMNLDEWTARGRNPDGTPNKFKNAYKDMKREGYIGLQYHGQPVWFRNMRVKPLAAS is encoded by the coding sequence ATGGACAAGCGAGTATGGGCTGTGGCGATGCTTGGACTGGCCGTGTGCGCGGCGGGCCATGCGCCGTGCGCGGCGCAGGGCGTGACGCCCCCGCCGGAAGCGCTGTTGTCGCAAGCGGCGAATGGCGAAGGATTCCAGCCTCTCTTCAAGGACGACCTCTCGGACGCGCAAATGCAGCGCGGAGGCTGGGAATTCGCGAATGGCGAACTGGCCTCGCAGGGCCGCGGCGACATCTGGACCAAAGAGCGCTACGGCGACTTCGTGCTGGACCTCGAATTCAAATGCGACCCGGACACGAACAGCGGCGTGTTCCTGCGATGTGACTCAATCGCCGACTGGCTGAACACGGCCATCGAGGTGCAGATTCTCCAGCCGAACGACAAGTATCCGAACGACAAGTGGCATTGCGGCGCCATCTTCGACTGCCTGGCTCCCGCGAAACTGGCCGTGAAAGGCCCCGGAGAATGGAACCGTCTGCTCATCATCGCGAAGGGCAGCATGATCTACGTCCAGTTGAACGGCGAATGGGTCGCAAGCATGAATCTGGACGAGTGGACCGCGCGCGGGCGCAATCCGGACGGCACGCCGAACAAGTTCAAGAACGCTTACAAGGATATGAAACGCGAGGGTTATATCGGCCTGCAGTATCACGGCCAGCCGGTCTGGTTCCGTAACATGCGGGTAAAACCCCTCGCCGCAAGCTGA
- a CDS encoding B12-binding domain-containing radical SAM protein, protein MRIYLANVGFRRPLYPLATPPLGIMYLAAYLRDRFETVIRLCNQKLDNPSNEEIAREAIAFQADVVGFGAITPTAQGLGELTRRVRQGLPEALILLGGPHVSAFGAVALANTAADAAIAGEGEKAMEQVLNAHFGGGSLADVPGLFRRDEHGEIVTNPGAIPLIQDLDSLPFPAYDLIDLPRYWKRQSMPPIPRRRYVSLFTSRGCPYKCNYCHDVFGKRFRQHSAERVVEEVAYFQRQYGVDDFEFVDDIFNLNPKRLMSFCDLVHQRNIKMKIAFPNGVRTDIFSEESIDALVSAGMYFSSFALESGSPRIQEVMGKRLNIPRFLQGVAWAAERGVYTNGFAMFGFPHETAEDMRMTVDVACASKLHTMSFFTVTPFPGTTLYEACKERYPERLALLRYDDLNFGAARVNFSEVPDYVLFRMQREANARFFFNPRRMYRILRDYPKPHLLPMYAPMFLSRLTKGLFSAPEPRCTSEEQPYGHLVTASEPGTARKSV, encoded by the coding sequence TTGCGGATCTATCTGGCGAATGTAGGTTTCCGGCGCCCCCTATACCCGCTGGCCACGCCGCCGCTGGGCATCATGTACCTGGCGGCGTATCTGCGAGACCGCTTCGAGACAGTCATCCGGTTATGCAATCAGAAACTCGACAACCCCTCCAATGAGGAAATCGCGCGGGAGGCCATCGCGTTCCAGGCGGACGTCGTCGGCTTCGGTGCGATCACGCCCACGGCGCAGGGGCTGGGCGAACTGACGCGGCGCGTGCGCCAGGGTCTGCCCGAGGCGCTGATCCTTCTCGGAGGCCCGCACGTCAGCGCGTTCGGCGCCGTGGCGCTGGCGAACACCGCGGCCGACGCGGCCATCGCGGGCGAGGGCGAGAAGGCGATGGAGCAGGTGCTCAACGCCCATTTCGGCGGCGGTTCGCTGGCGGACGTGCCCGGCCTGTTCCGCCGCGACGAGCACGGCGAAATCGTGACGAATCCGGGGGCCATACCTCTGATCCAGGACCTGGACAGCCTCCCGTTTCCGGCCTACGACCTGATCGACCTGCCGCGCTACTGGAAGCGCCAATCGATGCCGCCGATCCCGCGGCGCCGTTACGTGTCGCTGTTCACGAGCCGCGGCTGCCCGTACAAATGCAACTACTGCCACGACGTGTTTGGCAAGCGGTTCCGGCAGCACAGCGCGGAGCGCGTGGTTGAAGAAGTGGCCTATTTCCAGCGGCAATATGGCGTGGATGACTTCGAATTCGTCGACGATATCTTCAACCTGAACCCGAAGCGGCTGATGAGCTTCTGCGACCTGGTGCATCAGCGCAATATCAAGATGAAGATCGCTTTCCCCAACGGCGTGCGCACGGACATCTTCTCGGAAGAGAGTATCGACGCGCTGGTCAGCGCGGGCATGTACTTCTCGAGCTTCGCGCTCGAATCCGGTTCGCCCCGCATCCAGGAGGTCATGGGCAAGCGCCTGAACATCCCGCGTTTTCTCCAGGGCGTCGCGTGGGCCGCCGAACGCGGCGTGTACACGAACGGTTTCGCCATGTTCGGGTTTCCCCACGAGACGGCGGAAGACATGCGGATGACCGTCGACGTGGCCTGCGCGTCGAAGCTGCACACCATGTCTTTTTTCACGGTGACGCCGTTCCCAGGCACGACGCTCTACGAGGCCTGCAAGGAGCGATACCCGGAACGTCTCGCGCTGTTGCGCTACGACGACCTGAACTTTGGCGCGGCGCGCGTTAATTTCTCGGAAGTGCCGGACTACGTCCTCTTCCGCATGCAGCGCGAGGCGAACGCCCGGTTCTTCTTCAATCCACGGCGCATGTACCGTATTCTGCGCGACTATCCGAAACCCCACCTGTTGCCGATGTACGCGCCCATGTTCCTGAGCCGGCTCACGAAAGGGCTCTTCTCCGCGCCGGAGCCGCGCTGCACGTCCGAAGAGCAGCCGTACGGGCACCTGGTCACAGCGTCCGAGCCTGGAACCGCGCGCAAGAGCGTGTGA